One Nitrosomonas sp. PY1 DNA window includes the following coding sequences:
- a CDS encoding NUDIX hydrolase yields the protein MKFCSNCSASVELRIPEGDSLPRYVCTVCHIIHYQNPKVVVGCIPEWEDKVLLCRRAIEPRLGWWTLPAGFMENNETLEQAAARETLEEANARVEIGDLYAVYSLPYISQVYFLFRGKLLDLNFKPGIESLEVALLSEHEIPWQDMAFRVIHDPLKRYFEERSRNALRFYMDTIDKPRTIRE from the coding sequence ATGAAATTTTGCAGCAATTGCAGTGCTAGTGTCGAATTACGTATTCCTGAAGGCGATTCGCTTCCACGATATGTGTGTACCGTTTGTCATATAATCCACTATCAAAATCCTAAAGTCGTCGTGGGCTGCATTCCTGAATGGGAAGACAAGGTGCTTTTGTGTCGCCGCGCGATAGAACCTCGTCTTGGTTGGTGGACTCTGCCCGCTGGTTTCATGGAAAATAACGAAACATTGGAACAAGCGGCAGCACGTGAAACACTCGAGGAAGCCAACGCTCGAGTAGAGATCGGTGATTTATATGCTGTTTATAGCTTGCCTTACATTAGTCAGGTTTATTTTCTATTTCGTGGCAAATTACTGGACTTGAATTTTAAACCGGGTATTGAAAGCTTGGAGGTAGCACTACTTTCGGAACACGAAATTCCGTGGCAAGATATGGCATTTCGCGTAATACATGATCCACTTAAACGATATTTTGAAGAACGTAGCCGTAACGCATTGAGGTTTTACATGGATACTATAGATAAACCCCGCACTATCAGGGAATAA
- a CDS encoding S-methyl-5'-thioinosine phosphorylase — protein MLAIIGGNGMAQLPGLEIFHRQIIRTPYGEPSGPFTFGKIRNHEVAFLGRHGHNFTIPPHAINYRANICALHSLQPSHVIAITSVRGIRSDLAPGRLVIPNQIIDYTHNRKFTFFEDTEQRFKQADFTIPYSEPTRALLLQGAHDANLEMLDGGVYAATQGPRLETAAEINRLERDGADMVGMTGMPEAILAREMELNYATIAVVVSYAAGRNSHINVVDCHEGYEILEQAMTKVRKILEYVVSCYGD, from the coding sequence ATGCTTGCAATTATTGGTGGTAATGGAATGGCGCAGTTACCGGGGTTGGAAATATTCCACCGGCAGATTATCCGAACTCCCTATGGTGAGCCTTCAGGCCCGTTTACCTTCGGTAAAATCAGGAATCATGAGGTTGCCTTTCTAGGACGGCACGGACATAATTTTACCATTCCACCCCATGCCATCAATTATCGCGCCAATATTTGCGCACTTCATTCGCTACAACCTTCGCACGTGATAGCAATTACATCAGTGCGAGGAATTCGTTCCGATTTGGCTCCAGGACGACTGGTAATACCCAATCAGATCATCGATTATACCCATAACCGCAAATTTACTTTTTTTGAAGATACCGAGCAGCGCTTTAAGCAAGCGGATTTTACTATTCCATACAGTGAACCGACTCGCGCTTTATTGTTGCAAGGTGCGCATGATGCGAATCTGGAAATGCTGGATGGAGGCGTGTATGCTGCCACACAAGGTCCAAGATTGGAAACAGCGGCAGAAATTAACCGGCTCGAGCGAGATGGCGCAGATATGGTGGGTATGACCGGAATGCCCGAAGCGATTTTGGCGCGTGAAATGGAATTAAACTATGCAACCATTGCCGTAGTGGTTAGCTATGCGGCTGGACGTAATAGTCATATCAATGTGGTAGATTGCCATGAAGGTTATGAGATATTGGAGCAAGCAATGACTAAGGTTAGAAAAATTTTGGAATATGTCGTGAGTTGTTATGGCGATTAA
- a CDS encoding IS5 family transposase — MFETDLLLQLDRSDPLLQLALEIPWFEFDEAFSIHYSEGLGAPSKPIRLLVGLLILKQLENLSDEAVVLQWKRNPYYQAFCGMKEFQRRLPCHSTELVHFRKRIGAEGVERIFQMSVGLHGEAALEDTVHIDTTVQEKNIAYPTDSKLAIRIINRLNKIAQAHGVQQRRTFVKEVKSLRLAIRHFRHVTKRAKAKRALKRLRTIAGILIRELRRELPQYCLFECYQQDFLMYERILRQQSKDTNKIYSLHEPQVYCVAKGKDHKQYEYGSKASIASTAQGNLIVGVVSHEQNRHDNHTLPEILRHVEASRGKAVKQAVCDRGYRGKREVNGTSIILPGKALKQDTRYQRDKKRKQCRRRAAIEPIIGHLKSDFRLIRNYLKGAIGDRINLLMAACAWNLRQWLLAILWLFFSWRKTQITPIC, encoded by the coding sequence TTGTTTGAGACTGACCTGTTATTGCAGCTTGATCGTTCTGATCCATTGCTACAGCTTGCATTGGAAATACCTTGGTTTGAGTTTGACGAAGCATTTTCAATACACTACAGCGAAGGATTAGGCGCACCCAGTAAACCGATTCGGCTGCTGGTTGGATTGTTGATACTCAAGCAGTTAGAGAACTTGAGCGATGAAGCAGTAGTATTGCAGTGGAAACGCAATCCGTATTACCAGGCTTTTTGCGGGATGAAAGAGTTTCAGCGAAGATTGCCCTGCCACAGCACGGAGTTGGTGCATTTTCGTAAGCGCATTGGCGCTGAAGGTGTTGAGCGTATTTTCCAGATGAGCGTTGGTTTGCATGGAGAAGCTGCGCTGGAAGACACGGTTCACATTGACACGACAGTGCAAGAAAAGAACATCGCCTATCCGACAGATAGCAAGCTGGCAATTAGAATCATCAACCGACTAAACAAGATAGCCCAAGCGCATGGTGTTCAACAGCGGCGTACTTTCGTCAAAGAAGTAAAATCATTGCGTCTGGCTATTCGGCATTTCCGTCACGTCACCAAAAGAGCAAAGGCCAAGCGAGCGCTAAAGCGGCTTAGAACGATTGCGGGCATCTTAATACGGGAACTGCGCCGAGAATTGCCGCAATACTGTTTATTTGAGTGCTACCAACAAGATTTTCTGATGTATGAGCGCATTTTAAGGCAGCAATCTAAAGACACAAACAAGATCTATTCATTGCACGAGCCGCAGGTGTACTGCGTGGCCAAAGGAAAAGACCACAAACAATACGAATATGGCAGCAAGGCATCGATAGCAAGCACCGCGCAAGGCAATCTGATCGTCGGTGTAGTCAGTCACGAACAAAACCGGCATGACAATCATACGCTGCCGGAAATACTGCGTCATGTTGAGGCATCTCGCGGCAAAGCCGTCAAACAAGCAGTATGTGATCGCGGCTATCGCGGCAAGCGAGAAGTTAATGGCACGAGTATTATTTTGCCGGGGAAAGCACTCAAACAAGATACTCGTTATCAAAGGGACAAGAAACGAAAGCAATGCAGAAGACGTGCAGCGATTGAACCCATCATTGGTCATTTGAAATCGGATTTTAGGTTGATCAGAAATTATTTAAAAGGTGCTATCGGAGATCGTATCAATCTATTGATGGCTGCTTGCGCATGGAATCTGAGACAATGGCTGCTGGCCATTCTTTGGCTGTTCTTCTCATGGCGAAAAACGCAAATTACCCCAATTTGTTAA
- a CDS encoding D-amino acid aminotransferase — translation MIYLNGKFMPIHEAFVPVLDRGFIFGDGVYEVIPVYSRKLFRLNEHLNRLQHSLDGIRLKNPHSSEEWQHLLEQLIDYNDSDDQYIYLHITRGVAKRDHAFPVNVAPTIFIMSNPLLPPATALLSSGVSAITAIDNRWVRCDVKAISLLPNVLLRQLAVDVHAIETILIRDGFLTEGAASNIFVVKDNTLLAPPKSNLMLPGITYDVILELAVTHHIPHEVRQISETETRNADEILLTSSTKEVLPITTLDEKPVGDGKPSIMFNRLYTLYQDFKNTRMRDSS, via the coding sequence ATGATCTACTTAAATGGCAAATTCATGCCAATTCATGAAGCTTTCGTTCCTGTTCTGGATCGTGGGTTTATTTTTGGCGATGGCGTATACGAAGTGATTCCAGTGTATTCGCGAAAGCTATTCCGTCTCAATGAGCATCTCAATCGTCTGCAGCATAGTTTAGATGGCATTCGACTTAAGAATCCCCACTCTAGTGAGGAATGGCAGCACCTACTGGAGCAACTAATTGATTACAATGATAGTGACGATCAATATATCTATCTTCACATCACTCGAGGTGTTGCTAAGCGTGATCACGCGTTTCCTGTTAATGTAGCACCGACTATTTTCATCATGAGCAATCCGTTATTACCACCCGCGACAGCACTACTGAGTAGCGGTGTTTCTGCCATAACTGCTATCGACAATCGCTGGGTTCGCTGCGATGTAAAAGCAATTTCATTATTGCCCAATGTATTGCTTCGACAATTGGCAGTCGATGTACATGCTATTGAAACGATATTAATTCGCGATGGTTTCTTGACCGAAGGCGCTGCAAGCAATATTTTTGTCGTAAAAGATAATACGCTACTAGCGCCGCCCAAAAGTAATCTGATGCTACCTGGTATTACTTACGACGTGATACTAGAATTGGCGGTCACGCACCATATTCCACACGAAGTTCGACAAATTTCGGAAACTGAGACTCGAAATGCTGACGAAATTCTACTCACCTCTTCTACTAAAGAAGTACTTCCCATCACAACTTTAGATGAAAAACCAGTAGGTGATGGCAAGCCAAGTATAATGTTCAATCGGTTGTATACACTATATCAAGACTTCAAAAACACCCGTATGCGCGAT
- the def gene encoding peptide deformylase: MAIKPVLRMGDPRLLQVAEKVTHFGTAELQVLLQDMQDTMTALNGAGLAAPQIGVNLQVVIFGFEKNQRYPDADEVPFTVLLNPHLTPLSEEKEGGWEGCLSVPGMRGIVPRFTQLRYQGTDQFGRAIDRSVSGFHARVVQHECDHLQGILYPMRIQDFRSFGFADVLFPGQDVVDD, from the coding sequence ATGGCGATTAAACCGGTGCTGAGAATGGGAGATCCTCGGTTACTACAGGTAGCTGAAAAAGTGACGCATTTCGGTACGGCCGAATTACAAGTTTTGCTACAAGACATGCAAGACACGATGACAGCATTGAACGGTGCAGGCCTTGCCGCACCGCAGATTGGTGTGAATTTACAGGTAGTGATTTTTGGTTTTGAAAAGAATCAACGTTATCCCGATGCAGACGAAGTTCCTTTTACGGTTTTGCTGAATCCGCATTTGACCCCGTTATCGGAAGAAAAAGAGGGTGGCTGGGAAGGCTGTCTCAGCGTACCTGGAATGCGTGGTATTGTGCCGCGCTTTACACAATTGCGTTATCAAGGAACAGATCAATTTGGTAGGGCTATTGACCGTAGTGTCAGTGGATTCCATGCGCGGGTTGTACAGCATGAATGCGACCATTTGCAAGGGATTCTCTACCCAATGCGGATTCAGGACTTTCGCTCATTTGGTTTTGCCGATGTATTATTTCCAGGGCAGGATGTGGTGGATGACTGA
- the ligA gene encoding NAD-dependent DNA ligase LigA, translating to MCAEIEQIKQQIQSLRIEIERHNHQYYALDDPVIPDMEYDKLFIRLQQLEQEYPQLITIDSPTQRIGASPLKQFSQIAHGVAMLSLNNAFVDEDIQAFDRRVREVLLSNSVEYMAEPKFDGIAVSLRYEKGIFKAGATRGDGYIGEDITLNLRTIHAIPLILPHDHSPPLLEVRGEVLMLKADFLALNERQVRMDEKTFANPRNAAAGSLRQLDSTITATRRLAFFAYGVGEFDDPSLPRDKQSHVMDYLASLHFPVAKEVKTVSGMEGLLSYYQSIGSQRKNLPYDIDGVVYKVNAVLDQEKLGYVSRAPRFAIAHKFPAQEALTQVIDIAVQVGRTGALTPVARLQPVFVGGVTVTNATLHNIDEITRKDVRIGDTVVVRRAGDVIPEVASVIIEKRLQQAQVFHMPSHCPVCHSHVVRYADEAVFRCTGGLFCPAQRKQAILHFASRRAMDIEGLGEKLVEQMVDHAIVRTPADLYKLGLSALANLQRMAQKSANNILQAIEKSKRTTLSRFIYALGIRNVGETTAKDLAKYLGSLDRLMAINDVQLQQIPDVGPIVAQSIVNFFAEQHNQEVIEQLRASGIHWEEHEGQSSQLDAITSPLSGKVFVLTGTLSGMGREQAKEKIAMLGGKVSSQVSKKTDYVVVGIDPGSKYDKAVDLAIALLNEDEFMALLQNH from the coding sequence ATGTGCGCAGAGATTGAACAAATAAAACAGCAAATACAAAGCTTGCGTATTGAAATCGAGCGGCATAACCATCAATACTATGCGCTTGATGACCCAGTTATTCCGGATATGGAATATGACAAATTATTCATCCGATTACAGCAACTTGAACAGGAATATCCACAATTAATTACAATAGATTCACCGACACAACGCATTGGCGCGTCACCATTAAAACAGTTTTCTCAAATCGCACATGGCGTCGCCATGCTTTCCTTAAATAATGCTTTTGTGGATGAAGATATCCAAGCCTTTGATCGACGTGTGCGGGAAGTATTGCTGAGTAATTCGGTGGAGTATATGGCGGAACCGAAATTCGACGGTATTGCTGTCAGCTTACGCTACGAGAAAGGTATTTTTAAAGCAGGCGCTACCCGCGGCGATGGGTATATTGGGGAAGATATCACGTTAAATTTAAGAACTATTCACGCGATTCCATTGATTTTGCCACACGATCATTCTCCACCACTGTTGGAAGTTAGAGGTGAGGTATTGATGCTAAAGGCGGATTTTTTGGCGCTCAATGAGCGCCAAGTTCGCATGGACGAAAAAACCTTTGCGAATCCTCGTAATGCAGCGGCTGGATCGTTGCGGCAACTGGATTCAACAATTACGGCAACTCGGAGGTTGGCTTTTTTTGCTTATGGAGTAGGGGAGTTCGATGACCCGAGCCTGCCGAGAGACAAGCAAAGTCATGTGATGGATTACTTAGCTTCATTACATTTTCCCGTAGCCAAGGAAGTAAAAACTGTTTCTGGTATGGAAGGATTGCTTTCTTATTATCAATCTATTGGTAGTCAACGCAAAAACTTGCCGTACGATATTGATGGCGTGGTGTATAAGGTTAATGCTGTGCTTGACCAAGAAAAACTAGGCTATGTCTCGCGTGCACCACGCTTTGCAATCGCACACAAATTTCCTGCTCAAGAAGCACTGACACAAGTTATCGATATAGCCGTGCAGGTTGGTAGAACAGGCGCTCTGACTCCTGTAGCACGCTTGCAGCCAGTGTTTGTCGGTGGTGTAACCGTAACCAATGCAACTTTGCATAATATCGATGAAATTACGCGAAAAGATGTACGTATTGGGGATACCGTTGTAGTAAGGCGTGCGGGCGATGTTATACCGGAAGTAGCTTCGGTTATCATTGAAAAGCGTTTGCAACAGGCACAAGTATTTCATATGCCGTCACATTGCCCGGTGTGCCATTCTCATGTCGTGCGTTATGCTGATGAAGCCGTGTTCCGTTGCACGGGTGGCTTGTTTTGTCCCGCACAACGTAAACAGGCGATTCTTCATTTTGCTTCGCGGCGTGCTATGGATATCGAAGGATTAGGGGAAAAATTAGTCGAACAAATGGTCGACCATGCCATCGTGCGTACGCCCGCGGATTTATACAAATTGGGCTTGTCAGCACTGGCTAATTTACAACGCATGGCACAAAAATCGGCAAATAATATTTTGCAAGCCATAGAGAAAAGTAAGCGCACAACATTATCACGTTTCATTTATGCGTTAGGTATTCGTAACGTTGGGGAAACTACTGCAAAAGATTTAGCTAAGTATTTAGGTAGTTTGGATCGATTGATGGCAATCAATGACGTTCAATTACAACAAATACCAGATGTTGGGCCTATTGTGGCGCAAAGTATTGTTAATTTTTTTGCTGAACAGCACAATCAAGAGGTGATCGAACAATTGCGTGCGAGTGGTATTCATTGGGAAGAACACGAAGGCCAATCATCGCAATTGGATGCCATTACTAGCCCATTAAGCGGTAAGGTTTTTGTATTAACTGGTACATTATCGGGCATGGGCCGTGAACAGGCCAAAGAGAAAATAGCAATGCTGGGCGGCAAGGTGAGTAGCCAAGTTTCAAAGAAAACCGATTATGTGGTGGTGGGAATCGATCCCGGTAGTAAGTATGATAAGGCAGTCGATTTGGCAATCGCGTTACTTAATGAAGATGAATTCATGGCACTGTTGCAGAACCATTAG
- a CDS encoding D-alanyl-D-alanine carboxypeptidase family protein, translating to MTRLLLSLLLYFLVSSVSAQSQNISIAAKAYMLSDFQSGQVLAEENANERIEPASLTKLMTAYVVFSALKQNRLSLEQIVPVSDTAWRMIGSRMFIEPKKQVTVGELIQGMIVQSGNDACIALAEVVAGSEASFSEIMNKEAKRLGMKNTHFTNSTGLPDPNHYTTAHDLTLLATAIIREFPEFYPLYSQKEYTYNGITQPNRNRLLWLDPHVDGMKTGWTKNAGYCLITSATRDKRRLVSVVIGAKSDHARSAESQRLLNFGFQSYETLYLYKKNDTLTKIPLWKGAKNELKAGVNRDVYFTILKGQSDKLKASLEFKQPLIAPIQLGQEIGAVKFTLDDKTVETYPLVALEQIETASIFGRAWDSVKLLFN from the coding sequence ATGACGCGCCTACTCCTATCATTACTGTTGTATTTCTTGGTTTCTTCGGTATCGGCTCAATCGCAAAACATATCGATTGCAGCAAAAGCGTACATGCTTTCGGATTTTCAAAGTGGTCAGGTTTTAGCGGAAGAAAATGCAAACGAACGTATTGAACCGGCGTCACTTACCAAATTGATGACAGCTTATGTTGTCTTTTCAGCGCTGAAACAGAATCGTTTAAGCTTAGAGCAAATCGTACCCGTTTCAGACACTGCGTGGCGCATGATTGGTTCACGCATGTTTATCGAACCCAAAAAACAAGTCACAGTCGGCGAGCTAATTCAAGGCATGATCGTACAATCCGGCAACGATGCTTGTATTGCCTTAGCAGAGGTTGTTGCTGGTTCGGAAGCTAGTTTCTCTGAAATTATGAACAAAGAAGCAAAGCGGCTAGGTATGAAAAATACGCATTTTACCAATTCTACTGGATTGCCTGACCCGAACCACTATACCACTGCGCACGACTTGACATTACTGGCAACTGCAATCATTCGAGAATTCCCAGAATTCTATCCACTCTACTCACAAAAAGAATACACCTATAACGGTATCACGCAACCCAACCGGAACCGCCTGCTTTGGCTTGATCCACATGTCGATGGCATGAAAACAGGATGGACCAAAAATGCTGGATACTGTTTGATTACCTCTGCCACGCGCGACAAAAGACGATTGGTATCGGTCGTCATCGGAGCAAAATCAGATCACGCACGCAGTGCTGAAAGTCAGAGACTGCTTAACTTTGGTTTCCAATCTTACGAAACGCTCTACTTGTATAAGAAAAACGATACCTTAACCAAAATACCTTTATGGAAAGGGGCCAAGAACGAATTGAAAGCTGGCGTTAATCGTGATGTCTATTTTACTATTCTTAAAGGTCAATCCGATAAACTCAAGGCTTCTCTGGAATTTAAGCAACCACTCATCGCACCTATCCAACTTGGACAAGAAATCGGCGCGGTAAAATTCACCTTAGACGATAAGACTGTAGAAACTTACCCATTAGTTGCTTTAGAGCAGATAGAAACTGCCAGTATTTTTGGTCGCGCATGGGATAGTGTTAAACTGCTTTTTAATTAA
- a CDS encoding hypoxanthine-guanine phosphoribosyltransferase: protein MNESPLLSHRQAEQILANAELIHSASDVMQALQRMADEIIQALSQQHPLVLCVMNGAVVFAGQLLPRLLFPLDFDYLQVKRYDQRLQAGKVRWQVAPSEALRDRTILVLDDILDAGLTLETIREKALQQGAQAFYSAVLIEKQTGLRKPIQADFVGLTVPDRYVFGFGMDIHGAWRNLPAIYAMKTIIGN, encoded by the coding sequence ATGAACGAGTCACCATTGTTGTCGCATCGACAAGCCGAACAAATATTGGCAAATGCAGAATTGATTCATTCTGCGAGTGATGTGATGCAAGCATTGCAGCGTATGGCTGATGAAATAATCCAAGCTTTGTCACAGCAACATCCGCTGGTGTTATGCGTCATGAACGGTGCCGTGGTATTTGCCGGACAGCTGTTACCGAGACTATTATTTCCCTTGGATTTTGATTATCTTCAAGTTAAGCGTTACGACCAACGACTACAAGCGGGTAAAGTCCGTTGGCAGGTGGCGCCGAGTGAAGCATTACGTGATAGAACTATTCTGGTGCTAGATGACATCCTGGATGCTGGATTAACTCTGGAAACTATTCGCGAGAAGGCTTTGCAGCAAGGTGCGCAGGCATTTTATAGTGCAGTCTTGATAGAAAAACAAACAGGGCTCCGCAAACCCATTCAAGCGGATTTTGTGGGGCTCACTGTGCCTGATCGTTATGTATTTGGGTTTGGCATGGATATACACGGTGCTTGGCGGAATTTGCCAGCGATCTATGCGATGAAAACAATAATCGGTAATTAA
- a CDS encoding DUF2914 domain-containing protein: MADNKLKIRIQLQQSSTKVDEPYEETPSSESDFKEQPFDWKKISIAAALVVILLGFMMYLLLSDNESTFNPEQDIVPLVDRVTTSQENQFTANPSDHPANTLTAIPESSSSIKNNSNDDDTSKAPSKIDPITIPIRTKPELTETPKKGTILPARKPHPPNKTSTIVAEDPSNAKTSSSAQVLRAQLTHAIKHREPVDNIESISLNNGESKSVYFYLHLINLQGKAIHIVWYHNNEVDSKLTMQIHSKNWRTYASKHMNQRRLGAWRVELMDDSGSTLTVKNFTVLQS; this comes from the coding sequence ATGGCTGACAACAAACTCAAAATTCGCATTCAACTACAACAGTCTTCAACAAAAGTAGACGAACCTTATGAAGAAACACCCTCATCCGAGAGTGATTTTAAAGAACAACCATTTGATTGGAAAAAGATTTCTATTGCCGCTGCATTGGTAGTTATTTTATTGGGATTTATGATGTACCTGCTTCTGAGCGATAATGAGAGCACATTTAACCCAGAACAAGATATCGTTCCATTGGTTGATCGAGTAACTACCTCACAAGAAAATCAATTTACAGCAAATCCGTCTGATCACCCAGCCAATACCTTAACGGCTATTCCTGAATCCAGCTCTTCTATCAAAAATAACAGTAATGATGATGACACATCAAAAGCGCCATCAAAAATCGACCCTATTACTATCCCGATTCGAACTAAACCAGAATTAACTGAAACCCCAAAGAAGGGAACAATCCTTCCTGCGCGAAAGCCCCATCCACCGAATAAAACATCCACCATAGTTGCAGAAGACCCATCGAATGCAAAAACATCTAGCAGCGCTCAAGTTCTTAGAGCGCAACTCACGCACGCGATTAAACACAGAGAACCCGTGGACAACATTGAATCCATCTCGCTTAATAACGGAGAATCAAAATCTGTTTATTTCTATTTGCACTTAATCAATCTGCAAGGCAAAGCCATTCATATTGTTTGGTACCACAATAATGAAGTCGACTCAAAGCTAACCATGCAAATTCACAGTAAAAATTGGCGAACTTATGCGAGTAAACATATGAATCAACGCCGTCTGGGTGCATGGCGCGTTGAATTAATGGATGATTCTGGAAGTACCCTAACAGTAAAAAATTTTACTGTGCTTCAATCTTGA